Proteins co-encoded in one Brassica oleracea var. oleracea cultivar TO1000 chromosome C4, BOL, whole genome shotgun sequence genomic window:
- the LOC106336711 gene encoding mitochondrial uncoupling protein 1-like → MVAADSKPDLTLPKTFACSAFAACVGEVCTIPLDTAKVRLQLQKSAIAGDVTLPKYRGLLGTVGTIAREEGLRSLWKGIVPGLHRQCLCGGLRIGMYEPVKNLYVGKDHVGDVPLSKKILAGLTTGALGIIVANPTDLVKVRLQAEGKLAAGVPKRYTGALNAYSTIVRQEGVRALWTGLGPNVARNAIINAAELASYDQVKQTILKIPGFTDNVVTHILSGLGAGFFAVCIGSPVDVVKSRMMGDSAYKNTIDCFVKTLQSDGPMAFYKGFIPNFGRLGSWNVIMFLTLEQAKKYVRELESSKK, encoded by the exons ATGGTAGCTGCTGATAGCAAACCCGACCTTACGTTGCCCAAAACTTTCGCCTGCAGCGCCTTCGCTGCCTGCGTCGGCGAG GTATGTACGATTCCGTTGGACACTGCCAAAGTTAGGCTTCAACTCCAAAAGTCTGCAATAGCTGGAGATGTTACTTTGCCTAAGTATCGGGGACTGTTGGGGACTGTTGGTACCATTGCAAGGGAAGAAGGCCTTCGCTCACTATGGAAAGGTATTGTACCGGGACTGCACCGTCAGTGCCTCTGTGGAGGTCTAAGAATCGGAATGTATGAGCCG GTAAAAAACTTGTACGTAGGGAAAGACCATGTAGGTGATGTTCCGTTGAGCAAGAAAATCCTTGCTGGGTTGACAACAG GCGCTTTGGGTATCATAGTAGCGAATCCCACTGATCTTGTGAAAGTTAGACTTCAGGCTGAAGGAAAACTAGCGGCAGGTGTTCCAAAACGGTACACTGGAGCGCTGAATGCGTATTCAACAATTGTGAGACAG GAAGGAGTCCGAGCTCTTTGGACTGGTCTTGGACCTAATGTAGCACGAAACGCTATCATCAACGCTGCTGAATTAGCAAGTTACGATCAAGTGAAACAG ACAATCTTGAAGATTCCTGGTTTCACTGATAACGTTGTCACACATATTCTATCTGGACTGGGAGCAGGGTTCTTTGCTGTATGCATCGGTTCCCCTGTTGACGTG GTGAAATCAAGAATGATGGGTGATTCTGCTTACAAAAACACTATAGACTGCTTCGTCAAAACACTACAGAGCGAC GGTCCTATGGCATTTTACAAAGGCTTCATCCCCAACTTTGGACGCCTTGGCTCATGGAACGTCATCATGTTTTTGACACTTGAACAG GCAAAGAAGTATGTCCGGGAACTAGAATCGTCCAAAAAATAA
- the LOC106342173 gene encoding fructose-1,6-bisphosphatase, chloroplastic produces the protein MAATAGATPSSHLLLSSSRHVAASPQPRILFPSLSGKRVAVGKNHHATGVRCMAVAADATAETKPAAKKKSGYELQTLTSWLLRQEMKGEIDTELTIVMSSIAMACKQIASLVQRAGISNLTGVQGAVNIQGEDQKKLDVVSNEVFSNCLRSSGRTGIIASEEEDVPVAVEESYSGNYVVVFDPLDGSSNIDAAVSTGSIFGIYSPNDECLPDSDDTSALGSEEERCIVNVCQPGNNLLAAGYCMYSSSVIFVLTLGKGVFAFTLDPMYGEFVLTQENIEIPKAGKIYSFNEGNYQMWDENLKKYIDDLKDPGPSGKPYSARYIGSLVGDFHRTLLYGGIYGYPRDAKSKNGKLRLLYECAPMSFIVEQAGGKGSDGHQRVLDIQPTEIHQRVPLYIGSKEEVEKLEKYLA, from the exons ATGGCAGCAACCGCCGGAGCAACACCGTCGTCTCATCTTCTTCTCTCAAGCTCTCGCCATGTGGCGGCCTCACCTCAGCCACGAATCCTTTTCCCATCTCTGAGCGGGAAACGAGTAGCAGTTGGGAAAAACCATCATGCTACTGGAGTGAGGTGTATGGCGGTTGCGGCGGATGCTACGGCGGAGACTAAACCGGCTGCAAAGAAAAAGAGTGGGTATGAGCTTCAAACACTGACGAGCTGGTTGCTGAGACAGGAGATGAAAGGGGAGATAGATACAGAGCTGACGATAGTGATGTCGAGCATAGCGATGGCTTGTAAGCAGATCGCTTCGTTAGTTCAGCGGGCTGGAATCTCTAATCTGACGGGCGTTCAAGGAGCTGTTAACATTCAGGGAGAGGATCAGAAAAAGCTTGACGTCGTCTCCAACGAG GTGTTTTCGAACTGTTTGAGATCAAGTGGAAGAACGGGAATCATAGCGTCGGAGGAAGAGGATGTGCCAGTGGCGGTGGAAGAAAGTTACTCTGGCAACTATGTAGTCGTGTTCGACCCTCTTGACGGTTCCTCCAACATTGACGCAGCCGTCTCCACGGGTTCCATCTTCGGTATCTACAGCCCCAATGATGAATGTCTCCCCGACTCCGACGATACCTCCGCT CTTGGGTCAGAAGAAGAAAGGTGTATAGTAAACGTATGCCAGCCAGGGAACAACTTGCTAGCAGCTGGCTACTGTATGTACTCAAGCTCAGTCATCTTCGTTCTTACTTTAGGCAAAGGCGTTTTCGCCTTCACCCTCGACCCAATGTATGGCGAGTTCGTCCTCACGCAAGAGAACATTGAGATTCCAAAAGCCGGGAAAATCTACTCTTTCAACGAAGGGAACTACCAGATGTGGGATGAGAATCTAAAGAAGTACATTGATGATCTCAAGGACCCTGGTCCAAGTGGGAAGCCTTACTCAGCAAGGTACATTGGAAGTTTGGTCGGTGATTTTCATAGGACTTTGTTGTATGGTGGGATTTACGGGTACCCTCGTGACGCCAAGAGCAAAAACGGCAAGCTTAGGCTTTTGTATGAGTGTGCACCTATGAGTTTCATTGTTGAACAAGCCGGAGGGAAAGGATCAGATGGACACCAGAGAGTCCTAGATATCCAACCAACCGAG ATACATCAGAGGGTTCCACTCTACATTGGAAGCAAAGAAGAAGTGGAGAAGCTGGAGAAGTACTTGGCTTGA
- the LOC106336712 gene encoding ataxin-3 homolog, with translation MERTSNGGMLYHEVQEANLCAVHCVNTVLQGPFFSEFDLAAVAADLDGKERQVMLEGAATGNFAAGDFFSEESHNVSLGGDFSIQVLQKALEVWDLQVIPLNCPDAEPAQIDPELENAFICHLHDHWFCIRRVGGEWYNFDSLLAAPQHLSKFYLSAFLDSLKGSGWSIFIVKGNFPQECPMSSSSEASNAFGQWLSPEDAERILKETSSTRSSSSTVNYRSSDNVDQQRPYQALSSDEVRTFSEMEDDDLKAAIAASLLDASAAGANLGAVGTTSQREETGKQK, from the exons ATGGAGCGAACGAGCAACGGAGGGATGTTGTACCACGAGGTTCAGGAAGCTAATCTATGCGCCGTTCACTGCGTCAATACCGTCCTGCAGGGACCCTTCTTCTCCGAGTTTGATTTGGCCGCCGTCGCTGCCGATCTCGACGGGAAGGAGCGTCAGGTCATGCTCGAAGGCGCCGCCACCGGAAACTTCGCCGCCGGCGATTTCTTCTCGGAGGAGTCTCACAATGTTTCCCTCGGCGGCGATTTCAGTATCCAG GTCTTGCAGAAGGCTTTGGAAGTGTGGGATTTACAAGTGATTCCACTCAACTGTCCCGATGCAGAGCCTGCGCAGATAGACCCCGAGCTTGAAAACGCCTTCATCTGCCACTTACATGACCATTGGTTTTGCATAAGGAGAGTGGGCGGCGAATGGTATAACTTCGACAGCCTCCTCGCGGCACCGCAACACCTATCGAAGTTCTACCTTTCTGCGTTTCTCGACTCTCTGAAAGGCTCAGGATGGAGTATCTTCATAGTGAAAGGAAACTTCCCGCAGGAGTGTCCCATGTCGTCTTCTTCTGAAGCTTCCAACGCTTTTGGACAGTGGCTTTCGCCTGAAGACGCAGAGAGAATACTAAAGGAGACAAGCTCGACACGGAGTTCTTCTTCTACTGTAAACTATAGAAGTAGTGACAATGTCGATCAGCAAAGACCGTATCAGGCGTTGTCAAGTGACGAAGTACGAACTTTTTCAGAGATGGAAGATGATGACTTGAAGGCAGCGATTGCAGCGAGTTTGTTAGATGCTTCTGCGGCTGGAGCCAATCTTGGAGCTGTTGGGACTACTTCTCAAAGGGAGGAAACTGGGAAACAAAAGTAG
- the LOC106342583 gene encoding protein NRT1/ PTR FAMILY 8.1, which produces MEEEKDVYTEDGTVDIHKNPANRKKTGNWKACRFILGNECCERLAYYGMGTNLVNYLESRLNQGNATAANNVTNWSGTCYITPLIGAFLADAYLGRYWTIATFVFIYVSGMTLLTLSASVPGLKPGNCNGDTCHPNSGQTAVFFVALYMIALGTGGIKPCVSSFGADQFDENDEAEKLKKSSFFNWFYFSINVGALVAATVLVWIQMNVGWGWGFGVPTVAMVIAVVFFFLGSRYYRLQRPGGSPLTRIFQVIVAAFRKVSVKVPEDKSLLFETADDESNITGSRKLEHTDNLMFFDKAAVESHSDSIKDGEVNPWRLCSVTQVEELKSIITLLPVWASGIVFATVYSQMNTMFVLQGNTMDQHMGKNFEIPSASLSLFDTVSVLFWTPVYDQFIVPFARKFTRQERGFTQLQRMGIGLVISIFAMVTAGVLEVVRLDYVKSHNAYDDKKIPMSIFWQIPQYLLVGCAEVFTFIGQLEFFYDQAPDAMRSLCSALSLTTVALGNYLSTVLVTVVMKLTKKNGKPGWIPDNLNRGHLDYFFYLLAVLSFLNFLVYLWISKRYKYKKAIGRAH; this is translated from the exons ATGGAAGAAGAAAAGGATGTGTATACGGAAGATGGCACTGTCGATATTCACAAAAACCCAGCTAATAGGAAGAAGACCGGAAACTGGAAAGCTTGCCGCTTCATCCTTG GCAATGAGTGCTGTGAAAGATTGGCATACTATGGAATGGGAACTAACCTCGTGAACTATCTTGAGAGCCGTCTGAATCAAGGCAACGCTACTGCTGCAAACAACGTCACCAACTGGTCTGGAACATGTTATATAACTCCTTTGATTGGTGCCTTTCTAGCTGATGCTTATCTTGGGCGTTACTGGACTATTGCAACCTTTGTTTTCATCTATGTCTCC GGCATGACTCTGTTGACATTATCAGCTTCAGTTCCTGGACTTAAACCCGGTAACTGCAACGGCGACACGTGTCACCCCAACTCTGGCCAAACAGCTGTTTTCTTTGTTGCCCTTTACATGATCGCGCTTGGAACGGGAGGTATAAAACCGTGTGTTTCCTCCTTTGGAGCTGATCAGTTCGATGAGAATGACGAAGCCGAGAAGCTGAAGAAAAGCTCTTTCTTCAACTGGTTTTACTTCTCCATTAACGTCGGAGCTCTTGTTGCCGCCACTGTTCTTGTCTGGATACAAATGAACGTTGGTTGGGGATGGGGGTTCGGTGTTCCGACAGTGGCTATGGTCATTGCGGTTGTGTTTTTCTTCCTGGGGAGTCGTTACTACAGGCTTCAAAGACCTGGTGGGAGTCCACTCACGAGGATCTTTCAGGTTATTGTTGCTGCTTTCAGGAAGGTGAGTGTTAAGGTTCCAGAGGACAAGTCTCTGCTCTTTGAAACTGCAGATGATGAGAGTAATATCACAGGTAGCAGGAAGCTTGAGCACACAGACAACTTAAT GTTTTTCGACAAGGCAGCGGTTGAGAGTCATTCAGATAGCATCAAAGACGGTGAGGTGAATCCATGGAGACTCTGCTCAGTAACACAAGTAGAAGAGCTCAAGTCCATAATCACTCTTCTTCCAGTATGGGCCTCAGGGATAGTCTTTGCCACAGTGTACAGCCAAATGAACACAATGTTCGTCTTACAAGGAAACACAATGGACCAACACATGGGGAAAAACTTTGAAATCCCATCAGCTTCCCTCTCGCTTTTCGACACGGTCAGTGTACTCTTCTGGACACCTGTCTACGACCAGTTCATCGTCCCTTTCGCAAGAAAGTTCACACGCCAAGAACGTGGGTTCACTCAGCTTCAACGTATGGGAATAGGTCTCGTGATCTCCATCTTTGCCATGGTCACTGCAGGTGTTTTGGAGGTCGTTAGGCTCGACTACGTCAAAAGCCACAATGCATACGATGATAAAAAGATCCCCATGTCGATTTTCTGGCAGATACCTCAGTATTTACTTGTTGGGTGTGCTGAAGTTTTCACATTTATAGGTCAGCTTGAGTTTTTCTATGACCAGGCTCCAGATGCCATGAGGAGTCTCTGCTCTGCTTTGTCTTTAACCACGGTTGCGCTTGGGAACTACTTAAGCACGGTTCTTGTAACGGTTGTGATGAAACTGACTAAGAAGAATGGTAAACCGGGTTGGATACCGGATAACTTGAACCGGGGGCATCTTGATTACTTTTTCTACTTGCTGGCGGTTCTGAGTTTCCTCAACTTCTTGGTGTACCTATGGATCTCTAAACGCTACAAGTATAAGAAAGCTATAGGTCGGGCACATTGA